The segment TGATGATTCCAGCCACTGGCACGCACACGCGCCCGGTGGTTTTTGCATGACAGCGATCGGAAACCATCGATTTTTCAAAGGAGAAAGTCACAATGACCATTTCGACGGCAGATCCGAAAGAGACCACTCTTACCACAAACACCAATGCGGAAAAAGACATGGACGCACTGGAAACCAATCCCTTTCTGATTGCACAGCACCAATTGGATGAGGCAGCCGAGATCCTGGAGGTGGATGACGCCACCCACCAGATGCTGCGTTGGCCAATGCGCGAGCTCCACTTCACTATCCCGGTGCGCATGGACGATGGAAACATTCAGGTATTCAAGGGCTTTCGCGTCCAATACAACGACGCCCGCGGTCCAGCCAAGGGCGGTTTGCGCTTTCATCCCCAGGAGACCGTGGACACAGTGAGGGCTCTGGCCGCCTGGATGACCTGGAAGACCGCCGTGGTGGATATCCCCCTGGGCGGTGGCAAAGGTGGCGTGATCTGCAATCCCAAGGAGATGTCCCAGGCGGAATTGGAGCGACTTAGCCGGGGCTACATGCGCCGAGTGGCCAGCTTCATCGGACCTGAGACAGATGTTCCAGCCCCTGATGTCTACACGACCCCCCAGATCATGGCCTGGATGCGCGATGAGTACGAAACCATCGTCCGGCGACAGGTGCCCGGCATTATCACCGGTAAGCCTATCGAGGTAGGTGGTTCCCTGGGGCGTGGAGATGCCACGGCGCGCGGCGGGATTTATACAGCTCGTGAGGCAGCCAAGGTGCTTGGTATTGAACTGGAGGGTGCCACAGCAGCCGTGCAGGGCTACGGAAATGCCGGTTCCTTCGGACATAAGCTCGGTGCAGAGTTGCTTGGCTTGAAGATTATCGCCGCGAGTGACTCTCGCGGTGGTGCCTACAACGAGGATGGCCTGGACTACGAAGAGCTATTGGCCTGGAAGCAGGAAACCGGCTCGGTTGTAAACTTCCCTGGCACCACCTTCATCAGCAACGAAGACCTTTTGGAGCTGGATGTGACCGTGCTCATGCCCTCTGCGCTGGAAAATGTGATTACCGGCAGCAATGCCAACAATATCAAGGCCAAGATCATTGTCGAATTGGCTAATGGGCCTACCACGCCTGAGGCTGATGCAATCCTGCACGAGAATGGGGTCTACGTCATCCCCGATTTTCTCTGCAACGCCGGTGGTGTTACAGTTAGCTATTTCG is part of the Chloroflexota bacterium genome and harbors:
- a CDS encoding Glu/Leu/Phe/Val dehydrogenase: MDALETNPFLIAQHQLDEAAEILEVDDATHQMLRWPMRELHFTIPVRMDDGNIQVFKGFRVQYNDARGPAKGGLRFHPQETVDTVRALAAWMTWKTAVVDIPLGGGKGGVICNPKEMSQAELERLSRGYMRRVASFIGPETDVPAPDVYTTPQIMAWMRDEYETIVRRQVPGIITGKPIEVGGSLGRGDATARGGIYTAREAAKVLGIELEGATAAVQGYGNAGSFGHKLGAELLGLKIIAASDSRGGAYNEDGLDYEELLAWKQETGSVVNFPGTTFISNEDLLELDVTVLMPSALENVITGSNANNIKAKIIVELANGPTTPEADAILHENGVYVIPDFLCNAGGVTVSYFEQVQNAYNFYWTEEDVHERLDAKMTMAFHAVHDMAQRKQVHNRLAAYLVAVDRVAHAMRLRGWV